The following is a genomic window from Nocardioides thalensis.
GCCGTGGCGAGCGCTCGCTCGTCGTCGAGCCGGGACTCGTCGAACCAGGTCATCGCAGGCTCATGCGGGCTTGCGGGCCTCGTCGACGAGGAGCACGGGGATCCCGTCGCGCACGGGGTAGACCAGGCCGCAGCCCTGGCAGGTCAGGTCGGGCACGTCCGACAGCACGAGCTCGCCGTGGCAGTCGGGGCACACGATGATCTTCAGCAGCTCCTCCGAGATCCCGGTCATGCGGCACCGCCGCGGATCACGGAGAGCACCTCGTCGCGGACCTGGGTCATGGTCGCCTCGTCCTTCCCTTCTGCGTTGAGCCGCAGCAGCGGCTCGGTGTTGGAGGCGCGCACGTTGAACGCCCAGTCGGCGTGCTGCACGCTCAGTCCGTCGAGGTGGTCGACGGTGACCCCGTCGCGGCCGGCGTACTTCTCCTCCAGCGCGGCGAGCACCGCCTTCTGGTCGGCGACCTCGGAGTTGATCTCGCCGCTCATCGGGTAGCGCTCGTAGTCGGCGAGCACCTCCGAGAGCGGGCGGTCGGTCTCCGCGAGCGCGGCCAGCGCGTGAAGGGCGGCGAGCATGCCGGAGTCGGCGCGCCAGAAGTCGCGGAAGTAGAAGTGCCCGCTGTGCTCGCCGCCGAAGACCGCGTTGGTCTCGGCCATGGTGGCCTTGATGAACGAGTGGCCGACGCGGGTGCGGACCGGGGTGCCGCCGAACTCCTCGACGATCTCGGGCACCGACCGGCTGGTGATCAGGTTGTGGATGATGATGCCGCCGGGCTCCTTGGCGAGCTCGCGCGCGGCGATGAGGGCCGTGAGCGTCGACGGCGAGACCGCCTCGCCCCGCTCGTCGACGAGGAAGCAGCGGTCGGCGTCGCCGTCGAACGCGAGCCCGATGTCGGCCTTCTCGGCCAGCACCCGGCGCTGGAGGTCGACCAGGTTCGCGGCCTCGATCGGGTTGGCCTCGTGGTTGGGGAACGTGCCGTCGAGCTCGAAGTACATCGGCACGACCTCGATGTCGCCCTCCAGGCGCTCGAACACCGCGGGCGCGGTGTGACCGGCCATGCCGTTGCCGGCGTCGACGACGACCTTCAGCGGCCGCCCCTTGACCGGCGCGAGCGACAGGAGGTGCGCGGCGTAGGCCTGGAGGACGTCGTGCTCGTCGATCGACCCGGTCACGCCGCCGCTGGTCGAGACGCCGGCGGCGACCCGGTCACGGATCTCGAGCAGGCCGCTCTCGGCGCCGACCGGGACGGCGTGGGCCTTGCACATCTTGATGCCGTTGTACTGCGCCGGGTTGTGGCTCGCGGTGAACATCGCGCCGGGGAGGCCGAGGTGGCCGGAGGCGAAGTAGAGCTGGTCGGTCGAGGCCAGGCCGATCATCGTGACGTCGGCGCCGGCCGCGGTGGCTCCGTCGGCGAACGCGCCGGCCAGGCCGGGCGAGCTGGGCCGCATGTCGTAGCCGACGACGACGGAGGTCGCACCGAGCACCTGCACGTAGGCCGTGCCGACGGCGCGAGCGAGGTCCTCGTCGAGCTGGTCGGGCACGGTGCCGCGGACGTCGTAGGCCTTGAAGACCGCGTTGAGGTTGTCCGGCGAGCTGGTCGTCGACATGGTGGCGACACTAGTGGATGGGCCGACCTCAGTCAGTTGTCAGGACCCGCAGGTGACCCCGCCGGGTGACCTCGCGCCCGGTCTCCTGCACGGGCTCGGGCGGGGGCGCGATCGGCCGCGCGGCCTCGCGCACGGCGTCGGCCAGCGCTAGCAGGTCGTCCTCGCTCGGGCTCGGCTCGGCCTGCCCCACCGCGAGACGCAGCACCTCCCACCCGCGGGGTGCCGACAGGCGCTCGCTGTGCTGGTCGCACAGGTCGTAGGCGTGCGGCTCGGCGTACGTCGCCAGCGGGCCGAGCACCGCGGTCTGGTCGGCGTAGACGTAGGTGAGCGTGGCCACGGCTCCACGGGCGCATCCGGTGCGCGAACAGCGACGGGCGAGACTCACGGCGAAACCGTACCCCCCACGGAGTTTCCCGGAGGCTAGGCTCGCGGATCGTGGCACGAGACCGTCGGGGCAGAGGGATGCGCGGGCCCGCCGTCCTGCCGTCCTCGCTCGGCCCCCACGCGCAGCGCCCGCCGCGGCCGCGCAGCCGGCGCGAGGTCTTCGACCAGATCGTCGTGGACCTGGTCGCCGACATCGACGAGCGCTGGGCCGACCGCCTCGGCCTCATGGAGTACGGCGTCGAGGACATCCCCGACCTGCCCGACGACTGGGACTCGGGCAACGTGCCGCTGTCGTCGCTGATCCGCGGCACCGGCGCGACCCCCACGCGGATCGTGCTGTTCCGGCGACCCCTCGAGCACCGGGCGAGCGACCGCGCGGAGCTCGAGGCGATCGTGCTGACGGTGCTGGTCGAGCAGGTCGCCGAGCTCCTGGGGATCCCGCCGGCGGACGTGGACCCGAGGTACCCGCAGGACTGAGGGCGGCCCCCGCCTACTCCGGCGCGACGACCGGCACGTCGGCGTAGACCGCCGCGTCGCGGAGCCGGACCACGCCCAGGCCCGGCGCGCTGCCGGAGCCGCTGACGAGCACGGTGCCGGAGATAGGCGTCGCACGGGACTCCACGGTGATCGCGACCGCGTCGTCGGGCAGCTCGACCTCCGCCACTCCCCCGGCGAGGACCTCGACCCGCTCCTCGGCGACCACCTTGCCGTCGGCATCGGTGGCGCGCACCTGGACCAGGCCCACGCGCTGGGCGCCGCCGAGCAGCAGCCGCTTCGCACCCTCGGGCAGTACGGCGACCGCGGGCTCCTGCACGCTCGGGAGCGGACTGAAGAGGGCCAGGTCGTCGTCGACCAGCGACCGCACCGCGACGGCGGCGGGGCTGGTGGTCTTCACGAGGATGCCGTAGGAGTCCTTGGTGGCGCCCGCGGGGAGCAGGTCGGCGAGCGCGTACCGCCGGGTCTGCTCGGGACCGACCACGAGCTCCTCGGTGTCGGCCGGCGTGAACGCGGCGTCCTTGGTCACGACCTGCACCGTGGCGCGGAGCTCGTCGTCGCCCGGGTTGTGCACGAACAGCTGTCGGCCGCCGGTGGGCTCGAGTCCCAGCAGCAGGTTGTCGGTGTCGGGCCGGGCCTGCGGCAGCAGGAAGTCGGTGGTGACCCGGCCGCGGCCGAGCGGGTCGTAGGTCTGGCGCACCGCGGCCGTGACCCGGCCGCGGGTCACGGTGAGGTGGGCGGAGAAGTCCACGCGCTTCGGCATCGCCGCCGACAGGTCGACCGTCTGCACGCTCTGGCCGGGCACCGTGATGCTGCGGAGGTCGTCGGGGGCGTTGAGCTGGCCGCGCGGGCCGAACAGGGAGATCTCGACGACCGCCGGCCCGGCCTCCGGGTTCACGAGCTCGAGCGTCGACCGGTCGGAGGATGCCGCGCCCAGGCCGACGAACCACTCGTCGAACGACGGACCGCGGCACTCTCCGGGGGCGATCGCCTCGCCGCGACCGGCGACGAGGCCCGGCGCGGCCGCGCCGCTGCCGGTCGCGGCCACCGCGCCGGCGCTGTCGGGCACCGGGGTCAGCCGCTCGGGCACGACGCCGAGGTCCTCGCCGGGAGGCAGGTCCGCGAGCAGGTCGGGCGCGCCGTCGGGCGCGGGCGCCGTACGGACGGTGACGTCGCCGCCAGCGACCTGCGGCACCCGGGTCAGCGACACCTCCCCCTCGCTGATCGCGGACGGGCACACCACGACGGACGACGTGAGCTGCGAGCGGGTGGGCGGGCTGGTGGGAAGCGACGGGAGCCCGTCGTCCTGCACCAGGCCGAGGCCGATCGCGACCGCGGCCGGCAGCACGATCGCGAGGGCGACGACCGCGTCGATCCGCCGCTTGCGGGACTGCTCGGCACGGCGGCCCTGCGCGGGCGCGGCACCACGATCGGCGCGGCGCCCCGGCTCGTTGGTCTCGGTCGTCTCGTTGGGCCGGTCGTCGCTCATGCGCGCCTCCTCCGGATCGTCGGGAGCGCCAGCACGACCACGACGGGCACGGCGACCAGCTGCACGGCCAGGAGCGCGACCCGCAACCACGACGTCTCGCCCGCGACGGAGTCGGCCTGCGGGCGCTCGGTCAGCTCCCAGGCGCGGGTGGCCCGGTCCTCGGCGCTCGCGCGGACCAGCCCGCCGGTGGCGTCGAGCCGCGCGGCGACACCGCCGTCGGCCGGCGCCGGCAGCACGACGTAGGCGATGCCCCGCGAGCGGAGCTCGTCGACCGCGTCGGCCGACGGCGCGCTCGCGAGGCCGCGGACCAGCTCGGTGACGGCGCCGTCCTCGTCGGTCAGCGCGGCGATCTCGTCCTCGCCGACGGTCGGGCCGTCGTCACGGACCACCTCGTAGCGCAAGCCGTCGGCGACGCTGCCGCGCACGACGAGGATGCCGTGCTCGGGACCGGTCTCCGCCTCCTGGGCCATGTAGACGGGGATGCCGGTCTCGGGCTCGTCCTGGAGCTCGTCACCGCCCGACACCGCGAACCACACCAGGCCGGCGAGCGGCGCGAGCGCGGCGGCGAGTCCGGCGACGACGACGCCCGCCTGGGCCGCCTTCGACAGGACCGCGTCGGTGAGGTTGACGCCGGCGATGACCACGGCGGTGACCCACGCCCCGTGCAGCACGAGCAGCACCGGACCGACGCCGAGCTGCTGGCCGGCGACACCGGTGAGGTCGACCTCGACCAGCCCGAGGGGCACGGCGACCAGGGCGGCCGCCGCGGCCACGAGCCAGCACACGACGACGCCGATGCGGGTCGCCCGCGGGATCAGCGCGGCGAGGGCGAGCACGGGCGTGACGACGCCGAACCACCACGGCGCACCGAGGTCGCCGAGGCGGCCGAGCAGCAGGTCGAGCCCCTCGGTGGGCTCCGTCGGCCAGCGGCCGACGTCGAGCAGCAGGCCGGCGCCGGCGCCCTCGACGAGCGCGGGGAGCCACCAGGGCAGGA
Proteins encoded in this region:
- a CDS encoding DUF3499 domain-containing protein, producing the protein MATLTYVYADQTAVLGPLATYAEPHAYDLCDQHSERLSAPRGWEVLRLAVGQAEPSPSEDDLLALADAVREAARPIAPPPEPVQETGREVTRRGHLRVLTTD
- a CDS encoding metallopeptidase family protein, which produces MARDRRGRGMRGPAVLPSSLGPHAQRPPRPRSRREVFDQIVVDLVADIDERWADRLGLMEYGVEDIPDLPDDWDSGNVPLSSLIRGTGATPTRIVLFRRPLEHRASDRAELEAIVLTVLVEQVAELLGIPPADVDPRYPQD
- a CDS encoding Trm112 family protein, with product MTGISEELLKIIVCPDCHGELVLSDVPDLTCQGCGLVYPVRDGIPVLLVDEARKPA
- a CDS encoding phosphomannomutase/phosphoglucomutase; amino-acid sequence: MSTTSSPDNLNAVFKAYDVRGTVPDQLDEDLARAVGTAYVQVLGATSVVVGYDMRPSSPGLAGAFADGATAAGADVTMIGLASTDQLYFASGHLGLPGAMFTASHNPAQYNGIKMCKAHAVPVGAESGLLEIRDRVAAGVSTSGGVTGSIDEHDVLQAYAAHLLSLAPVKGRPLKVVVDAGNGMAGHTAPAVFERLEGDIEVVPMYFELDGTFPNHEANPIEAANLVDLQRRVLAEKADIGLAFDGDADRCFLVDERGEAVSPSTLTALIAARELAKEPGGIIIHNLITSRSVPEIVEEFGGTPVRTRVGHSFIKATMAETNAVFGGEHSGHFYFRDFWRADSGMLAALHALAALAETDRPLSEVLADYERYPMSGEINSEVADQKAVLAALEEKYAGRDGVTVDHLDGLSVQHADWAFNVRASNTEPLLRLNAEGKDEATMTQVRDEVLSVIRGGAA
- a CDS encoding DUF5719 family protein; the protein is MSDDRPNETTETNEPGRRADRGAAPAQGRRAEQSRKRRIDAVVALAIVLPAAVAIGLGLVQDDGLPSLPTSPPTRSQLTSSVVVCPSAISEGEVSLTRVPQVAGGDVTVRTAPAPDGAPDLLADLPPGEDLGVVPERLTPVPDSAGAVAATGSGAAAPGLVAGRGEAIAPGECRGPSFDEWFVGLGAASSDRSTLELVNPEAGPAVVEISLFGPRGQLNAPDDLRSITVPGQSVQTVDLSAAMPKRVDFSAHLTVTRGRVTAAVRQTYDPLGRGRVTTDFLLPQARPDTDNLLLGLEPTGGRQLFVHNPGDDELRATVQVVTKDAAFTPADTEELVVGPEQTRRYALADLLPAGATKDSYGILVKTTSPAAVAVRSLVDDDLALFSPLPSVQEPAVAVLPEGAKRLLLGGAQRVGLVQVRATDADGKVVAEERVEVLAGGVAEVELPDDAVAITVESRATPISGTVLVSGSGSAPGLGVVRLRDAAVYADVPVVAPE